The DNA sequence ACAGAGCAGACCTAGTAGAAGTGGTACACAcctattatttttcaataaaaatttaggTTTCTGTTCTCTTGGCTTGCTTCAATTTTCCATAAACCATTTCATTCCTCTGATGGATAGATATGGAGGCTTCAAATAGCAAAGATGAGTCGGTATCCTCGAGTACAGAGGTTGGAGATAAAATCTCACATGAACCTTCCAAGTGAGAACAATACACTTATTCTCCATTCATAAAGTTGTTTCTTTAATGTAAATAAATGATTAATTGGCTCCTATAGTGGCCATTGATTATGTATTTCAAATTACAATTGGTTGATTCTTATCTTATTTCAGGTCAAAATCTGGAACCCCCGCAATATCAGATCAGTTCTCACAATTTTTTCAAGATATGAAAGAACTTTTGCTTGATAAGATTTTTGTCGTCACTGTTCTAGGTACTTGTTCTTCTTACTGGTTTACTTATGCATCAACTTATTTCCTTAACTTTAATTAGTATTGTTGTTAAGTTCATGTCAGAAGCTGCTATATAACCACCTTACTTTACTCACTTATGACCTTAGCACCATCATCTCAAACTATACAGCTCCTAAGTTTTCGAGTCATATTGTTTTGTGTTGTCTCTTCATTCAGTTTTATTACTTGAATATTTGCAGGTTACATAGCATACAACTTTGTTATAGGTGCTTACTCATATTGGGGCCCGAAAGCTGGTTATAGCATATATCATATGGTGAGACTTCGTTTGTCTAATGACCACATGTATGTTTACGATTTTATTGACACGGTTGCTTCTTTCTACAATTCTACTATGAATTTTAACTTGCATAAATAAGATATAGATTGTGTTATTTTAAGATAATACACAGCTTAAACCATAATATTATTGGTATGATTATTGTTAAACTAAGGACATTTTACCTTGGCAGACTAATGCAGATATGATCTTTGGAGGAATCACAGTTGTATGTGGAATATTGGGCACATTAGCAGGAGGCTTTGCTCTTGATTTCATGACTAACTCCCTATCAAATGCATTTAAGGTTGGTGAGATTCTGGCACTTCTTCATACCTGTTTGTGGCTTGCCCTTCATACCAGAGTTCCACTTTTGTTTGCAGCTTCTCTCGCTGACAACATTGGTTGGTGGAGCATTTTGCTTTGGTGCCTTCTTATTCAGAAGCCAGTATGGCTTCCTCACGCTTTTCGCTATTGGCGAACTTCTTGTTTTTGCAACTCAGGTATTTTTCATAATATCTCTTGTGCTTTTCTGTTTAGAGTTTAGACTGATCATTGAAATTCATGGTGAGAACTAAGATGTTATTACATTCTCAATGATCTATTATTGCACATATTTAGGGTCCTGTGAATTATGTATGTCTCCATTGTGTCAAACCAAGCTTGAGGCCCTTATCTATGGCAATGTCCACTGTTGCCATACATATCTTCGGCGATGTACCTTCCTCGCCTCTCGTTGGAGTTCTCCAGGTTAGtctgtttttggcgttcaacaattcttccttctttttcttcttcccatATCAGTTATGAACATTATTCTCGTGGTTTATCTTTGCATATTTGTAATGCAGGATCGTATCAACAACTGGAGAACGACCGCATTGATTCTATCAACTATATTCTTTCCAGCAGCTGCTATATGGTTTGTAGGTCAGTCAATCTTGCCAACTTTCTCTTGATTTGCTACAAACATCTCATATTGCCAACTTGTTTGACTCATCATTACTATAAAAAGAGCAATACGTATGATTATTCTATGATCAAATCAATGATGGATGCATGTTGGCCACATGAGCATTAGCTTGTCTTGTAGGCAAAGAATACGAATTTGtgtaataacaaaaaaaaaaaaactttgatGTTGTGGCAGGAATATTTATGCATAGTGTGGATAGGTATAATGAAGATAGTGAACCTCAATCTCAGCTTCAGCCTCAACCTCAGTCTCAGCCTCAGCCATCAATGGATGAAAGGAAAAACACCACGCCTACGCCATTGCCTGAAGAGAAAACTGGAGAAACACCACTTCCGACGCCATCAGTTGAAGAGAAGAGTGGAGAAACACCACTTCCTACACCATCAGTAGGAGAAGAGAAAACTGGAGAAAAACCACTTCCTGAAACACCACTTCCTACACCATCAGTTGAAGAGAAAAGTGGAGAAACACCACCTCCTCCTAAACCCCAATGATGAATTTTCTTTAACTTCATTCCTATTGAAGCACAATTTATTTGGCAGTGATAGTTGTAGCAAGTGTAAATAGTAATAtagcattattatttttttgcttCTCTTTAATAATTAATGTAAGCATGTTTTTGCTTTTCATTAGCTGAAATAAAGGAATAGCATTCTCTCCATCCAATCCATGTTAAATGACTCTATTTAGTTAAGATGGTAAATATTGGATTTGAGTCTTAAAATAATAACTAGAAAAATTACTTTTTCTATAAATAGATgataacatataatttaaaaataaaaaatgatatatttGATGAGATGAGAAACAAGCATGAAGTTGCCATGTACAAAAGCAAGGTGGTGGTCATCCATCACTTATCAGTGCACGTGTAAAATAAAGATCAGCACTCAGGATTGGTATGAGACCAAAACAGAGGTTGCAATGCTGTAAGTGTGTAATATCATTTGGGAAACACATTCACACAAATGAAATAGTAAAATAGTAAGATTATTCCAACGGCAGTCAACGGTTTTCCATGGTTTTAGTGGCCCCTCGGATATTTGGATAATTAGTGCCCACAGAATGAGTTTtcatacataaaataaaattataaataacgCAACGTTGGTTTTAGCTTCATCATCATCCTTTCCATGGCACCTACCGCCGCAATGCTCTTTCTCTCGCACTACAATGCCAAATCACataccccaccaccaccctcctCTTCTCCATCTGCATCTACTTTCAAACGCTTCAAAGATTCAGCACTTACATGGCTTCTCAACTGCAATCTCATTCCCAAAGCGGTTTCCGACAACACCACGTTCGATCAAGCGCTTCAACTCTGCACCTGTTAATGTCTTTCCTTAGTTTCCAGTTATCATTTGATAGAAGCACAATTTACATCTTAGGTATAATAATGTCCAAAAAGGGTTTTCATGTTGAAAATGTAAATACCATCAAGTTGTTAATAATATTATCTGATTCGGATTTGGATcctttaaagtttgaatttcattttagagagtaaagtgtaaTCTTGGATcctttaaagtttgaatttcaagagtttctcttttatatttattcttgatcCCACATATGAAATCAATgatgagagatcacactttactctctaaagtaaaattcaaactttagaagaTCCAAATCCATCTGATTCTGCTTAGCATGCTAATGCCTTTATACCAccattataattaaattaaaaagtttacACTAGACTTAGGTAGGAACCTTCGAAACGAGGGTTCCTCTCAAAAAATTAGCGTATGCTGCTAATTGCCTCTCAAAAAATTAGCGTATAAATTAGCGTATGCTGCTAATTGCCTCTCAAAAAATTAGCGTATGCTGCTAATTGCAGCGAACACACGGTATTCTTTAGTAAAAGGCGAAAGAATAGTTCGCTCTGTGCTCACTGCGCAGCTCCGTGGTGTAACACGCTGACAAGGGTTGCCTTATATATATCTTGATGACTAGAAATTTGCTGGTGTTGGGCGATGCGGGACTTAACTTGTTGGTCCTTTGCGTGTTACAAGTTACAACTTACAAGTGATGAGTGAAGCACGGCAGCTGCACGGTTGCCAGTTTTTGTTGGAAACATGACACCACATAAAATGAAATATAAACTAGTAAGACACCCGCGCGGTAAGAGAATAAATAGAATGATCATGTAAAAGTAAAGCTTagtttgaaaaataattatccttgaagagaaaaatgaaaattgCTGAAACTtagttttgtaaaaatattgttcacatttaaaaattaataagttAGCTTAATAAGATAtttgttttgtaaaaatattgttaatatttaaaaattgataagtTAGCTTAAtaagatatttataattttattggAATATAAAGAAGATAAAGTATATAAATTGGATATAAGTAGAATATATTGTCTGtattaatttagattttaattttgatgcattatcagtataaaataattttatatgtatatttaattatataatgtcatatcaataaaaataaatttatgacCCAGTTTATTCTTTTGAAGTAAAATCTATAAAATTTGACACCCAAAAAataaatcttttgaaaaataatatttaattattgaataattttaaaatataaaaatcatgTATGCTGTAACTTGAATAGACATCTTGATAACTAAAACTCATTGtatatttgtaaataaaaattagaaatttcaGCTGGCATAGTCAGTTAGAGATTATAGCTAATCAGTTAAGTTAATGACTCTctcattttcttttagtttataTATAATCAGCATGTCAAAACAAGGAAAATTCCCAATTGAGCATTTTTACATACACACTACTCTGAGTTCAATTTCCGttctctctctcactctttCTCATCACATACTCTCACATCTTGCTTCACCATGGATGAAGCTTGATTCCTCATCTCCAATCTCTTCATCCTCTGTTCTTGGACTTGCACGATAGAGCTTGATGAGAGCATGACCCTCTCTCCGACGCGTTTTCACATGGTGCGGTGAGTGTGGAAGAGAGGTAACTGCTCCGATCAACGAGACCAAGAATAGAAGATCTGAATCTAACAACCAAACAGATTCTTGAATTCGCCAACTGTGTTCTtgaattttatttcctttcATTTCCCTTCTGGTAACCGCTCGGATTTCTTTCATCTCGAAAGATCCCCTTCTCATTTTCTTCAATCCCTAAATTGCAATGGATAACAGTCAACTGTTGAATCCCAATGTGATGGATGCTCAATCAATTGCAAATTTCTTGAAACAAATGTCAGCAATTCAAGCTCAGATGGCAAGAAATTCAGTCAATTCATGGCAAGATCCGGCGAGCCCTTATTTTCTTCATCCGAGCGAAAGTCCTGGTAATCCTCTCATTCCAGTTATTTTAACTGCAAGCAATTGCAGTGCCTGGAACAGAGCCATGCTGTTGGCCTTGAAATCGAAGAATAAGCTCAAGTTCATTGATGGATCAATCACAAGGCCAAATGAAAACGATGCGCTTTTTGAAGTTTGGGAGAAATACAACACTTACTTAGTGTCATGGATAACACTGTCATTGAGTCCTGAAATTTCAGCAAGCGTGATTTGGAACAATAATGCCTCAGATATTTGGAAAGAACTGAGGAATAGATATTATCATGGTGACAAGTTTCGGGTGGCAGAATTGCAGGAAAAACTATTTCAATTGAAATAGGGAGACGCTACTGTTACGGCTTATTACACAAAGCTGAAATCTCTTTGGGAGGATTTGAACAATTTTAGACCCATTCCTGATTGCGTAAATTGTACTTCTGTGTGCTCATGTGGATTGAATATAATCAGAGAGCATAGGCAAGAGGATTGCACCACAAAGTTTTTAAGAGGACTGAATGACCAATACGCTAATGTCAGATCCCAAGTAATGCTGATGAATCTCACACCTGATATTGATGCTGCCTTTTCCATGTTAACACAACAGGAGCGACAATTCAATGAATGCAATGAATCCAATGTTTTCTTTAATAGAGCCATACAGTCAAACAATGAGAGCAATCGAGGGAGAGGCAGAGGGAGAGGTAGACACCAGGCTCCTGGCAGAGGACGAGGAAGCAGAGTGCAATGTACATTCTGTGACAAGACCGGCCACACCATTGAGACATGCTATAAAAAGCATGGTTTGCCGCCTCACTTGAGGCAAAGGCAAATTACATTGCTGCTGAAGCACCTGCTGAGAAGAGACTTGATGATCTCAGCCAATGCAGCCTAAGCAACAGTCAGAAGGAAGTTGGTGATTCTACAAGTTATGAACTCTCTTCACACCAAAAGGATGCAATTCTGCAGTTTTTCAAAGGACAGGAGGCTCAGCAACAACCTCAAGTC is a window from the Arachis stenosperma cultivar V10309 chromosome 3, arast.V10309.gnm1.PFL2, whole genome shotgun sequence genome containing:
- the LOC130969730 gene encoding probable sphingolipid transporter spinster homolog 2 produces the protein MMASHEHEAKAEPPPSSSSSNTAEAKTETRPSVETDMSTNSTTIPSTSWLTPKMLLAMFCVMSLINYLDRGAIASNGVNGSRGTCTNGTCSSGTGIQGDFNLSNFEDGVLSSTFMVGLLVASPIFASLAKSVNPFRLIGVGLSIWTIAALGCGFSFNFWSIAVCRMLVGVGEASFISLAAPFIDDSAPTAQKTRWLAIFYMCIPAGYAIGYVYGGLVGNHFGWRCAFWVEAALMLPFAILGFTLKPLQMKGMAPGGSTKVLAADTVVPGVQDMEASNSKDESVSSSTEVGDKISHEPSKSKSGTPAISDQFSQFFQDMKELLLDKIFVVTVLGYIAYNFVIGAYSYWGPKAGYSIYHMTNADMIFGGITVVCGILGTLAGGFALDFMTNSLSNAFKLLSLTTLVGGAFCFGAFLFRSQYGFLTLFAIGELLVFATQGPVNYVCLHCVKPSLRPLSMAMSTVAIHIFGDVPSSPLVGVLQDRINNWRTTALILSTIFFPAAAIWFVGIFMHSVDRYNEDSEPQSQLQPQPQSQPQPSMDERKNTTPTPLPEEKTGETPLPTPSVEEKSGETPLPTPSVGEEKTGEKPLPETPLPTPSVEEKSGETPPPPKPQ